In Candidatus Bathyarchaeia archaeon, the following are encoded in one genomic region:
- a CDS encoding arsenite methyltransferase: protein MVREEEIKKMVRKSYAKAAKKESCCCGPECKANFEQIGYSKLELESLPEGAAFSLGCGNPVALASLKEGETVLDLGSGGGLDCFLAAKKVGEKGRVIGVDMTPEMIDKARENCRKGGYKNVEFRLGEIENLPVADNTVDVIISNCVINLSPSKKRVFEEAFRVLKPGGRLMISDIVLLKELPKAIKEKEQAYVGCISGAVMKDQYLELIKKAGFQDVKVVEETRFPIDFVVDDPSAKAMMEDFDISLEEAKEYASSIASIKVYGIKPK, encoded by the coding sequence TTGGTAAGAGAAGAAGAGATTAAGAAAATGGTGAGAAAAAGCTATGCTAAGGCAGCTAAAAAAGAATCTTGCTGCTGTGGTCCGGAATGTAAGGCAAATTTTGAGCAGATTGGCTACAGCAAACTCGAACTGGAATCGCTTCCCGAAGGCGCCGCTTTCAGTCTGGGATGTGGAAACCCAGTAGCGCTTGCATCACTTAAGGAAGGCGAAACAGTTCTTGACCTTGGTTCTGGTGGTGGGCTTGACTGTTTTCTTGCAGCGAAAAAAGTTGGAGAAAAAGGACGTGTTATCGGCGTTGATATGACGCCTGAAATGATTGACAAGGCAAGAGAAAACTGTAGAAAAGGTGGATACAAAAATGTGGAGTTTCGGCTTGGAGAAATTGAGAACCTTCCAGTTGCAGACAACACGGTTGACGTTATTATTTCAAACTGTGTCATCAATCTTTCACCGAGCAAAAAGAGAGTTTTCGAAGAAGCCTTCAGAGTGCTAAAGCCTGGTGGAAGATTAATGATTTCTGACATTGTCTTATTGAAAGAGTTGCCTAAAGCGATAAAGGAAAAGGAGCAAGCATACGTTGGCTGTATTTCCGGAGCAGTGATGAAAGACCAATATCTAGAATTAATCAAAAAGGCTGGCTTTCAAGATGTTAAGGTTGTTGAAGAAACACGTTTCCCCATTGACTTCGTTGTTGACGACCCATCTGCAAAGGCTATGATGGAAGATTTTGACATTTCATTAGAAGAAGCAAAAGAATACGCTAGCTCAATTGCAAGCATCAAAGTCTACGGCATAAAACCCAAATAG
- a CDS encoding (Fe-S)-binding protein, whose product MNAQELVQKHKLLECIQCGTCTGSCPVARKANLNVRKYMREVATFGKLTIHPQNELWSCTTCSTCGVRCPKEINPYEFLIDIRSMAVEEGQIAPTIRDALESIFKNGNPWARIRNKRSEWSQDLNLKHASQGAEILYYVGCTSAYDPRVQNVAKSLVACFQKAGLNFGVLGDEETCCGSEVYGMGEKGLFDFLVEENMKIFSKYNVKQTVTNCPHGFHAFKNRYNQTSIEVQHHTQLLAKLIDEKKLTFTKEVNKKVIYHDPCFLGKQNNIYEEPRKVIESVPGVKLLEFDRSKARSLCCEGGGGRLWVDIPGPRLAEIRVKDAVEAGAEILAVACPFCLLTIEDAVKTTGNEGKIQIMDIAELLALAI is encoded by the coding sequence ATGAACGCTCAAGAACTCGTGCAGAAACACAAGCTTCTCGAGTGCATCCAATGTGGAACATGCACTGGAAGCTGTCCAGTGGCAAGAAAAGCTAACTTAAACGTTAGAAAATACATGCGTGAAGTCGCCACCTTTGGCAAGTTAACAATTCATCCACAGAACGAGCTATGGAGTTGCACGACATGCTCAACATGTGGCGTGCGATGCCCAAAAGAAATAAACCCATACGAATTCTTAATCGACATTCGCAGCATGGCTGTTGAAGAAGGACAAATCGCACCGACAATTCGAGACGCGTTAGAAAGCATATTCAAAAATGGCAACCCTTGGGCAAGAATACGCAATAAGCGTTCAGAATGGAGTCAAGATTTAAATCTCAAGCATGCTTCGCAAGGCGCAGAAATCCTCTATTATGTCGGCTGCACATCAGCCTATGACCCGAGAGTGCAAAACGTAGCCAAAAGCCTTGTAGCATGTTTCCAGAAAGCCGGATTAAACTTTGGCGTGTTGGGCGATGAGGAAACATGTTGTGGAAGCGAAGTTTACGGCATGGGCGAAAAGGGCTTGTTCGATTTTCTCGTTGAAGAAAACATGAAAATTTTCAGCAAATACAACGTAAAGCAAACTGTCACAAACTGTCCCCACGGTTTTCACGCATTCAAAAACAGGTATAATCAAACAAGCATTGAAGTGCAACATCACACGCAACTGCTTGCAAAACTGATAGACGAGAAAAAACTAACTTTCACAAAAGAAGTTAACAAAAAAGTAATCTATCACGACCCATGCTTTCTCGGAAAACAGAACAACATCTACGAAGAACCACGCAAAGTCATCGAAAGCGTGCCAGGAGTAAAACTGTTAGAATTTGACCGTTCCAAAGCAAGAAGCCTTTGCTGTGAAGGTGGTGGTGGAAGACTTTGGGTTGACATTCCAGGTCCTCGTTTGGCAGAAATCCGCGTTAAGGATGCTGTTGAAGCTGGTGCGGAGATTTTGGCTGTGGCGTGTCCATTCTGCCTATTGACCATAGAAGATGCTGTTAAGACAACTGGTAACGAGGGCAAAATCCAAATAATGGATATAGCGGAACTGCTTGCTTTGGCAATTTAG
- a CDS encoding HgcAB-associated protein, with the protein MTNNTGCCKVDAVVTVDSKGQIVLPKDLREKARLKPNDKLAVIGCERNGEVCCIMMVKAEALGNTVKSMLGPILKDVFK; encoded by the coding sequence ATGACTAACAACACGGGATGCTGCAAAGTCGATGCAGTAGTCACTGTTGATTCTAAAGGACAAATCGTTTTACCAAAAGATTTACGAGAAAAAGCCAGACTGAAACCAAACGATAAATTGGCAGTCATAGGGTGCGAACGTAACGGCGAGGTATGCTGCATCATGATGGTCAAAGCCGAAGCGCTTGGAAACACGGTGAAAAGCATGCTGGGACCAATATTGAAAGATGTTTTCAAGTAA